The DNA sequence GGTGGGTGAAGCAGATCGACCTAAAAGACCAGTATTTTGGTACAGAGATTGAGATGACAGGTATCAGCCGCTATGATGCGGCTGTTGCGATTGGAAGAATGTTCGGAACAGAGCCATATCATATCCGTTCTTACGATTCCTGGTGTGTAAAAGATTCAGATGGAAAAACGTGGAAATTTTCAAGAGACAGCAGTATCGACTGTGAAAGGCTGGCAAATGGTACTGTAATAGATGCCGATGGAGATTATTCGACAGAAATGGTATCCCCGAAATTGGAATATTCGGAAATGGGAAAACTCCAGGAAGTGGTGCGGTGTGTCAAAAACGCAGGTGCTTTTGTCAATTCATCCTGTGGCATGCATGTCCATGTGGACGCATCCAATCATACACCAAGGAGTCTGAAAAATGCACTGACGATCATGTACTGCAAAGAGGATATTCTGTTCAAAGCCTTAAATGTACAGACGAGAAGGGAAGATGAGTATTGCCAGAAAGTCCGTCCTATGGTATTGGAGAAGATCCGCCGGATGCCAAACAGCACCATCACGATGGAAAAATTCAAAAGGGCATGGTATGAGGGAAATGACGGAAGCTCCGAGCATTACAACTGGACAAGGTATTATGCCTTAAACCTACATGCTGTTTTTTCCAAGGGAACACTGGAATGGCGTTGTTTTGAAAGCACCCTCCATGCAGGAAAAGTCCGGTCGAATATCACACTGGCACTTGCCATATCCGCACAGGCGATCAACCAATCTTGTACCCATGCAAAAAAGACGGAGATCGGGGATAACCCGGCATTTACGTTCCGCACCTTTCTGCTCCGCCTCGGATTGATCGGGGACGAATACAAAAATGTACGGAAGCATCTACTTGCCAATCTGGACGGGGATAAGGCATGGCGGTATGACAAAAGTACCTATGCCTGTCTGCAGAATCCAAGACGGACAGATGATGCGAGATAACAGAATAATGAGAACAGACAGGCCGGGTGGAAACATCCGGCTGTTCTTATGCAAAATGAAGAAAAAGAAGAAAGAGGTAGAAAACATGAAGAGTAAATATCGATTCAGGCGAATCCTTTCAGGGGTGATGGCGGCAGTCACCATCTTATCCACGGTCATTTCACCGCTGACGGTGTATGCTTCGGAAGAGCCGAAAGCGGCGGAACCGCCAGCGTATGAATCCGTAAAGGATCAGCTGGATGAAAATGAAGTGGTAAAAGCCACCGATCTGGAGCTGGAAGTCGGACAGGACTTTGATGTTTCCACGGATTTTACAAATTTGGAA is a window from the Lachnospiraceae bacterium GAM79 genome containing:
- a CDS encoding amidoligase family protein yields the protein MDLKDQYFGTEIEMTGISRYDAAVAIGRMFGTEPYHIRSYDSWCVKDSDGKTWKFSRDSSIDCERLANGTVIDADGDYSTEMVSPKLEYSEMGKLQEVVRCVKNAGAFVNSSCGMHVHVDASNHTPRSLKNALTIMYCKEDILFKALNVQTRREDEYCQKVRPMVLEKIRRMPNSTITMEKFKRAWYEGNDGSSEHYNWTRYYALNLHAVFSKGTLEWRCFESTLHAGKVRSNITLALAISAQAINQSCTHAKKTEIGDNPAFTFRTFLLRLGLIGDEYKNVRKHLLANLDGDKAWRYDKSTYACLQNPRRTDDAR